DNA sequence from the Vicia villosa cultivar HV-30 ecotype Madison, WI linkage group LG3, Vvil1.0, whole genome shotgun sequence genome:
CTTCACACTATATTCTTTTTCTACGTTTTAATCCACGGTTTTGTCAAGCCACGCTGGTAAAATGTTTCTTATTCTTCATATATTTGTTTCAGTTTATTTGTTTCAGTTTAATAACTACAAAATTTAtgtataaacaaatattattttttttagactGGAAATATTTGTTTCAGTTTAATAActacaaaatttatataaataaaagaagataaaatagtgaaaaattcattttattattttgaacaaGATAGTTTCACTATATTATAAAGTTAAATATTCAATAACAAATACACTAATTCCTTAAATTCTAACAAATTCTTTTTGCCGAAGGTTTTTTGTATTCCCATATACATATAATATCGGTGCTTTAGTTCTCTATTTAACTTGGGTACAAAATACTACTAGTCTTAATTTCAATTATCCCAACAATAGAATAACCAGAAATTGCCACAGCAATCAAAATTTCAGCATAACATTAGAAGTAATGAGGGGAACAATACAAAATAATCGATACAAGACTATAACACTTAAATAAATTTCTCAATCAAACTTCACAAATGGACAACACCCGATGAGTCCTAGCAATAGACATCAGCGAGACTACAACAAAACCTTGATATTAGTTCATTAAGATAAATCGAGACTCAATTTAAAATTCATGTATAAAATATGCACCACATACCCGCGAACCAAATCACAACCAACTTCTTCGGTATCAACTGCTTGTTTATTTTACTAAATTGACGGAACTTGCAAAtctgataaaaaaaatgttagattAAATCCAACTGCTAGTATATCAATAGATTGTAGAAGTTTTAGAACAGTGTTACTGCAGTAGGAGTATACACATGATTCATTCCCTAAGCTGAAAAGTGAATCCAATGTAGAAGTCATAGGTATAAACTTTGTGAACAAGTGCTTGAACCCATGTGTTCCCAATTTGTTAATGTTATTTAGTTATTAATTTAGTCATTAGTAGACACTTTTTGGTCTAATACCATATTTGAGGAGTAACTTTGTATGATTTTAAGAAGATGAACCATTTTTATCATCAATCAATTATAATTATGAATAGTAGATGTTTGTACTGCATAAGACTTATAGATACCAAAAGGTTTCTTACTgcataatttaagaataaattgatttaaaactCTGATAGAAGGGTATTATATGATTTATATTAGTAgtattattattgataatgggtaataatagaacttatattattagtatcactagtacaaaaatgttaatttacacccgttttttattaaatttacacccattatttttaataaaaatcgggtgtatatccacagggtgagaaatgtctaacgaatttacacccgttatttttaacaaaaatcgggtgtaattgggcgtaattatgtttttaattacaccctattttaataaaaattgggtggcgtaattacgtttttaattacaccctgttttaataaaaatcgggtgtaattaggcgtaattacgttttaattacaccctattttaataaaagtcGGGTGTAAatgggcttaattacgttttaattacaccctgttttaataaaaatcgggtgtaattgggcttaattacgttttaattacaccctattttaataaaaatcgggtgtaattggacttaattatgttttaattacaccctattttaaaaaaaatcgggtgtaaatatgttcttaattaccccctattttagtaaaaatcgggtgtaaatacgccatttatgaatgagcaattatatctatttacaccctatttcataaacaccatttagttatattttattttcagtcataatattgcaaatactataaaatcatacttataaaaatcatattttaactaagtcaaaatatttttaatattaaccaaaaagtatacaaaatcatgtacagtcataatatttcaagtattataaaatcatacacataaaaattatattttaactaagtcataacactttctccatatataattttacgtcatgcttgacggttagcttcggtgttctctagtccaattgaatccaaccgctttccacatgtcgcattgaattcatccatggccaaaataccacgCCCTGGAGAAGCAATTGTTTTCTGTATGCAAAAAAACAAGACACAAGAAATTATTACAAGAAAGTGTTATTACAAGAAAGAGCCACGTGTATCGATGGTAACCATACCGCGGTTTTGACGAGTCTAACCAtgactctgataccacttgttgggcAGTTCGGAAAGCGTCGAAAGTGTCAATGATGATAAacattcaggttctaagagactttTATACTGCATATCCaccaaaaaaatcatttatttatttcatgccATACACATCTTTCATGGGAAAGCACTTGCGAAGTTGTGCCAGACCAGAGTCAACATCCCAGAGTGAAATCATACCCTGATATATCACATGGATAATATAAGTATCACAAATGGAATTTATATGATCCATAAACTAGTAATGAAGACATACCAGGCATGCTACAACACTAGTCCTCCCGTGTTCCTCGTGTTTGAAAAGCCAATCTTCGAAATAGCTGCTTAAGCACGAATATAATAGATGATTATGAACTCAATTACCACGAACATTTCCATGAGATGCCATTGACAACCTCTCTGGTGAGGCTGCAGATAATTCTCCAGATGTCTGAAAATAAATATTAGATTAGAAAAAACACTATATAAGAATGTGAGGAATTAGATAGAAAAGACACTATTGAGAAAGACAATATGAATAGGATGATGATCTTGAACAGAGGTTCCCTAGGTATAACAAGGCAAATTCTATCTTATTCCACCAAAATAGGATTATGTGTATTCTTGTCATTGCTGAAGGCAAGACTTATTGCAAAAACATGGGAGTTacattcaaaacaaaattttaactATAGAGAatcattcaaaaattcaaaaatatatagaCCTGAGGTAATGCTGTTCATTGAGATAGGAATGTTTTGCTCTCCTCCCATGACTGCACCTCCACCAAAGAACATGCCCTAAAAATAGAATCATGCAATTTAAATTTGGGTtcccaaaaaatgatttttttttaatttctttttgtttcttACTTGATTTCTAGCACGTTGTAACTCTTGTTCCATCTGACTAAGCCTGATTCTGCTTGACTCAAGCTGCTGAATATATGCCTGTGAAAGAGAAATAAAGAAATATGCTATTCATAAAGAGTGTGAAAAACTGTACATAAATATGGAATTTGTGGATTTATTTACCTTTTTTCTCAACCTGCTTTTTCTAGCTGCTTCTCTATTCTGAGCAAGTCTTCTCAGTGTCTGTTCAATGCAATGCATAACATTTTATAAACATATAaaccagaaagaaaaaaaaatagtaacaagaTTGAAAAAATCATGAGAGAGAGTAGTTGTAGTAACCTTGGGATCTGGTGTTTTAGGTCCTTCATGTTCAGAACTTGAAGTTGGACCCTTACCATGATTTCTCTCTGGCTGCTATAAGTTAGGTGATTAATTTAGATAAACATATAaaccagaaagaaaaaaaaatagtaacaagaTTGAAAAAATCATGAGAGAGAGTAGTTGTAGTAACCTTGGGATCTGGTGTTTTAGGTCCTTCATGTTCAGAACTTGAAGTTGGACCCTTACCATGATTTCTCTCTGGCTGCTATAAGTTAGGTGATTAATTtagataaacaaaataattataataataaacatCTAGCAATAATTGATCACTAGCTTAATAATTTAGCTCAAAGATGCTATGCTACCAAATTTTTATTCTTGGTCTtctccatttttattaaaaatataatctaACATATAGTCTATagacatatttaattaatatattgattTTGAGTACATACCTTGACAGTTTTGGATGGTTCAGAGCCAGAGAAGACTTGTTTTGGTAGATTGGTTTTCCTTGATCCACTTGTTTCCGGAGAAAGTAACTCCATGTTAGcctataaaaaaataacaaaaacttgTTAATTAAGTGTAGCAAAAAATTAAAGAGAAGTACTTATGTAACACAATTGTAACACAATTGAGCGTGATGTAATTATTTACACATTTGAGTTGGAAGATGATGGCTCTACATGCATAGGCTCAGAAGGAAAAATGTTAAGAGTTGGTGGCCTCATTCCTGATGTTGAATTTTCTGCATAAACACACAAAAATGCAACAAATTTAGCAGCATTAAATAATTGTTGCGTAAATATGTGTATAACATAAATATACTAATCAAGAGAGAAATGATTACACAAGAAGAGACACTATATTAGATAGAAAATAAACTCTACTGCAGTGGAAGATAATAATACTCCAATAAACATCAATATGATAGACATGGTTgtgttttatattatataaaatctaTAAGTTTGCAGCCTATATATATAGGCATAGTGGATCACTATATATATCCAAGTTCTACCAAGTGATCACTACATGCCaatgaaattattatttaaaatctaTGCAATTACCTGCAAATTATGGTTGAGGGTATCACAACACCATACATTACATATGGCTTTGACAAGTTCAGTTTGTCATTCAGCCTAATTAACATGACGAGAACTCTGTGATCATTACAGAAGCCAATATAATAGGTGTTTTTATTCATCATTTTGACTTGGAGTCCAAAGCATATAACAAATAAAAGAATACATATCTGTATCTAGggctgagagagagagagaagaaatcaTTCATGAAATATGAATATCATTATAAAAGGTACACACAACATGCAGAGCAGGGGGAGGGATAGAATTATGATTATCAGAAAACATATGATGAAGTACTAATCTGACCTGAATTGAAGTCGGACAGTGAGCTGCTCTAATTGCTCTATTAGTATGAAGTTAGTTCAGCCTTACCATAAGCACTGTAAGGTTGGACTGCTGCACCCATTTGATCAATTTAAACCTGGACTGCTGCACCCATTTGATCAATTGCATCGAGGCATTGTCTGGACCTATGTTGAAGAGCAGAAATAAAAGGTGTGCTTGTGTAACACCAAAATTCCAACATGTGAGTAAACCGTATGCAATTAGAGGTAAAAAACCAAGAAAATGTGCTGACATATGCTGATTGCTGCTCAGCATCCATGCTGGAGTTGTTCCGCTCAGAAAGTTGTTTGTCAGAAACCTGCATCCATCGTTAATATGTACAACTCATTTATGTCACTGAAAGCTTCAATAGCTTATGCCATTGTAACTTTATGAAGATAACACGAGATGACATTGTATTTATTGGTTTGCATGTAAATATAAAGAAATTTGAAGAATTTATAGCCAGCATGTACTATTGATACAACTTACAGTTCTCTTAAATTCCGCATTTCACTAATGTAATCTGGAATAGGACCTGCAATTAAACAACTTTGCAATTCCCTGAATtacagaaacaaaaaaaaatcagttaATAAAATACTAAATGAGTTATGAAGTTTTTCATAGGTAGCAGTAGCATGAAAGGAATAGTTTCAACTCACAGTCTTGTCATGCCTTTCAAACCTTTCAAATCGGGAAATGACATGGTTTCGTTCCCCTTCAAATCAGATATTCTCCTGATATAGTGTTTCATCAATGAAAAGAAAATGTTCAACTTTGTAACATTGCattccataaaaatatgaaatttatcaaCTAGCCTCAAATATAGTAGTAAGATACTGATAAGCTTGGCAACAAAAGTACTCACAATTCCGTCAACTTTTTCAAGACAGATACGGCAGGAGGAATTGGACCTTCCATAGACGTGCCTTGCAAATTCCTAAAAACTAGGGATCTTCCCAGATAGACTGTTTTCAAGTTCAACATGTTTATGATAGGTGTTTGTTTTGTTTACAATATGCTTTAGTTGGGAACTTATTGCAAAGTACAAAATTATTTCATCACAGGTAATAGAAACCATGTAGCCTAACCAATTAACTATTCTAACAGCTCACAAGGTCTGCGTCTCAACTAACAAGGTCTGACTAATTGGTTAAATGCTAAATAACTTCTATAAATTTTATTCATGCAAGTCAGCATTAAGTGAAAAGCAACAATAACAGTAAGATATGGCAACTGGTTTATTTTGTACAATGTTGAACTACCATTAAAGACATAATTGTTTGAGAAGACAAAAGACACATATCTCAAGTTTAACATAGTTTGAATTTGTTTTTCGGCCCAATCATTTTAGATTCAAGGACAATAACAAATAGTCAAGAATATGTGTATGACTAAATTAATTTCATTGAATCTATTTCCGAATCCAAAACAATGAGAGCAGAAACTTATCTGAATAAAGTTTGACTATAAGCTCACCATATCAACAACTCTTAAACCCAACCTAATTAACAATTATCTAACACAATACAAGGCAAATAAAGTGATATAATCTAAAACAATTTAGTTGTGAACACAACATATAACGCGGGAAATACCAATGATCTCGAGTAAGAAGCCTACCAATGATGTATGTTGAAGCTCTCTTGATGAAACTTGATGATTTACACCTGAAGCCACAACCGAAAACCTTGATTCCACCTGAGCAAATCAGCCACAAGAACAACATTGAAATACAAGTAACTATAAGATATTTTATAGTTGATTGTGTACCTACTCATTCATGGGTTTTTCCAGAAAATACTATATGTTTACCTTTGAAGTAGAAAACGCAAAAAATAGATCGACAGTCGCCGAAGAGAAAATCTTGAAAAGCTAAAGAGAGAATATCCAACAGAAGACACAACAATTATGAGAATACGAAACGTTGAGTTGCGATGCTGAGATGAATTGAGATTGTAGCATCGAAACGTTGAGTTGAATTGCGATTGTAGCACCAAAATGTTGAGTTGAATTGCGATTGTAGCACAAAAATGTTGAGTTGAATTGCTAGCTAAATGGTTTCATCAAGAAATTGGGGGAAGAAGAAATTGGGGGAAGATGAAATTGGGGGGAATACGAAATTAGGGTTTAAGAAGAATCAAAGTTGATGATGGGTCTGAGAGGAATCGAAATCAAAACCGACGAAGGATTTGAGATGAATTGGGGGAATTGCGCCGCTGTTGAATCTGCTTGAAGGATAAGGTTTTGTCGATGTGTTGCAGAAGGATGATGGGTTTTGTGTGTTGCAGGTTTAGATGCGTCAATGAGAATGTTTGAAGATTGAGGATATGTACATTTGTGGTGTCAAGTTCAGTTataaaattacataattttttttaagcaatttaaatttacacccgttttaaattTAATGGGAGTAATTGAGatctgattataataatatttttaatttacacccgatttttaataAATAGAGTGTAATTTGTCACATGTTAAtccttaaaataaaattttatttacaaaattgccatcACGTttctaatttacacccgtttttagaatatcgggtgtaaatttttaaattataatgttCTTTTTGTACTAGTGTATGTTATTGGGCTTTTGTGTATTTGGGCTTTTAATTGAACATCTATTATGGGgactatatatgtagtgtctttgacacaactAAGTGTatcaaaagaaatcaaagttatttttatctctattttcttagcTTATTTTTAATGTCTTTATCTTTTATTGTTGAAACCCTAATTCTATATTCTTCGTAGTAATTtattcctatcaattggtgctctcATTTTTGATCTCATTCTGCCAATTTTAATGGCCATTCCGGTGTCTACTGGCAAGGATGATGCTTACGGGTGGGTGCTTGACATCGACAAATTCTTTGCTGAATCAGAAATATCATCATCGTCAAAACTGTTAATGGCTGTCTTAGCATTGCAAGGTCCTCCTCTACAATGGTGGCTTCAATGGTCTCACCTTCATCTAATGGCAAGTTGGGAATCGTTTATTCATCCTTTTCTTTGGCACTTCAAACCTGAATGACGAAATATTTTACCAATATTAGATGAGGAAATCGAACCAAGTTATGAATAAGTGGAGTATGCAAAAGCTACTTCCTTTCTTGACGATTCCGTTGATGGCATATTTCAAGATACAATCCCTAAAAGTGTTGAAAAAGACTTAAAAGAATCTTCAGATCTGTGTAGAACACAATCAGAACAACCCACTTCGTATGGAACCCAATCGCCACCGTTCGCGGAGGAGTTGGATTTGGAGTTGAAGCCATGTTCCCCTTCTCCACCACCATCAAAGCCAGCCTATTTTAGCTCTTATGTTGCTGACGAGTTATTTGTGTTGGTCATATATGCAATTAGATCTAGCACAGGAGTGGATGCTTTAATCCCTAATAGCGAACCATATGACCCAGGACCACCCAAATCTTTCCTCACAACCAGAACCAAGATTTCTGCAAAGTATTCTTCTTTAAGATTATTtgctaattttattttgaatgattcaTATTTAAAGCATCCCAGGGGGCTTGAGCTCAAGAAGATTATTCTTATTTTCACATATCTACTACAAACTGTCATTTTGGTTTTTGAACCTTGACTGAACCATCTGCGACATTGTTGTGTTGGTGATAGTGTAACATTGACTAGAAACACTATGCTTAGTACCAATTCAATCTATAAGATCATTgagtattttcttttgttttgttttgttgatgCAATCCCTACAACTATTGAGAAGGACATAAAAGAGTCATTAGAATTGTACGGAACACAACAAGAGCGACATAATATGTATGAGTCCCAACCAACTTGTGAATTCATGAAATCTTCCAAAGAGTGTTCCTTTGTCGAAGATACTATTGTTGATCGTGTCCTTAATATTGGTGACCAAAGAACTCTAAATCCTTCGTCCATTTTGAAGCAGAAACGGATTCAAGTTCCTTTTCCTGTGTCATCTTCATTTTCAACCCATGCAAAAATTGCAAATCATGTGTATGTAAGGATTCTTATTGTTGAGCCTGGTTTCAATGATGGAGATTTTCACAATGATGTTAAATTCAAAATTGCTCCGAAATCTCCTGATCGTGTTTTTGTTCTGAAAAATTTCATCATGCCTCCACCACTTCTTTCTAAGATTGTTACTTCTAAATCGCCATTGTTCAAGGCGTATTGGTCGAAATAGTTATTTCAATATTACATGATGAAAGAGGATGGAAATATAGGATTGGATAAACTCTTAGGACTTTCTCGAGATACCATTATCAAGGAGAGGAGCAAAAGAAATTGGATGTGATTTTTATTGAAGTATTTGTGAAAGCCTTAATTAGTAATGGAAGAACATGCCTTATTGTTTATGAAGAGAATGAATACGTTATCATTACGGCACCATCACGACGTGGAAAATACATTGTTGTCTTTGATCTTTTGATGGTATCCTCAAACATTGATTGTGGATTTTCTGTAGGAATTATCTTTGGTATTTGCAGGGTGAAGTATAAAAATAATGTTAGAATTAAAGATGCATTGAAACCTAGTAGCAGATTAGTAGCAGTTGGTTATTGCTTAAATGGAAGCTCTTGCATGTTTGTACTTTACACAAGATATGAAGTGAATGGTTTCACACTTGATTCTTTTCTGGGAGAATTCATATTGCCTCATCCAAGCATtaaggtaccaaagaaaggaaaTATTTATTCTGTGAATGAAGGAAATGAAAAGAAATCTCTTGGCTATTCTAGGATCTTTTGTGAAATGGGGCATGCAATCTCTTATGTCTTTGTtggaatttatttttctattttcaatGGGATTGTTAAAGTAGTTCAACTTCTACTGTGGAAAGGAAAAAAATATGGATTTACACCGCCTATCTATTGGGTTCCAATTCCATTGATCAAACATATGAACATGAATATGAAAGGGAATTTGGTTTGTCCTTGTGTATATACAGTCACTTTTTGGGTTGTCCTTGTGTATATACAGTCACTTTCCAAACACCATTTCATGGAATTTTTTTTCAATGTGTTGATCCAAGTGAGACATCGGATTTGTTTGGTAAAATTTTAAAAAGGGTTCATATCATGTTGAAGTTCATATATGATGTTGAATCATATTACCTTACATGTGATAATTCCATGACACATGAGATTATGTTTATGAGAAAAGCAACAGCAAAATGTCTAGTCCATCATAAGTCCAACATGGTTATCTTGGTTGTAATAATTGAGTTGGAAGAGAAGTGTGAGAAaattgttgttagaacaagatttgttcttatcaattatcttagttttgatgataacaataatatgaattttgcttaagataatatggtactctaatccaatgcaatttccctttcaggaaatatataaagagtacgcataattcagcgctcagaagttgtgtctcaaatggttcagcatgcaacatcagaacatggtctggcaagacatcagaagatggtcgaagcagaatcagaacatgggtctatggaagcatcagaagaacatgagatcagaagcactgaagatcagaagatggtatcacgctcagaagcacttcaaggtcaaaagatcagaagatgctatgcaccaagctgtttgactctgatgatattcaaacatcgtattcacaaacatcagatcagaaggaagtacacgtggcaagctacgctgactgacaaaaggaacgttaaagctactaaaggctacgtcagtagacacagcgtgaacaaggctcgaggtagttgacaaaagcgtataacattaaatgcaaagctgtacggaacacgcaaagcattaaatgcattcaacggtcatcttctcaacgcctataaatatgaagttctgatgagaagcaaggttaacgattctgcaccaatacaattcaaattaacttgctgaaactctgttcaaatcaaaactcagaatcttcatcttcatcaaagctcactacattgctgttgtaatattttagtgagattaagcttaaactgtaagagaaatatcacagttgtgattatcgc
Encoded proteins:
- the LOC131656918 gene encoding bZIP transcription factor TGA10-like isoform X5; this translates as MRPPTLNIFPSEPMHANMELLSPETSGSRKTNLPKQVFSGSEPSKTVKQPERNHGKGPTSSSEHEGPKTPDPKQPERNHGKGPTSSSEHEGPKTPDPKTLRRLAQNREAARKSRLRKKAYIQQLESSRIRLSQMEQELQRARNQGMFFGGGAVMGGEQNIPISMNSITSDIWRIICSLTREVVNGISWKCSWV
- the LOC131656918 gene encoding bZIP transcription factor TGA10-like isoform X7; this encodes MRPPTLNIFPSEPMHVEPSSSNSNANMELLSPETSGSRKTNLPKQVFSGSEPSKTVKQPERNHGKGPTSSSEHEGPKTPDPKTLRRLAQNREAARKSRLRKKAYIQQLESSRIRLSQMEQELQRARNQGMFFGGGAVMGGEQNIPISMNSITSDIWRIICSLTREVVNGISWKCSWV
- the LOC131656918 gene encoding bZIP transcription factor TGA10-like isoform X3 — encoded protein: MRPPTLNIFPSEPMHVEPSSSNSNANMELLSPETSGSRKTNLPKQVFSGSEPSKTVKQPERNHGKGPTSSSEHEGPKTPDPKPERNHGKGPTSSSEHEGPKTPDPKTLRRLAQNREAARKSRLRKKAYIQQLESSRIRLSQMEQELQRARNQGMFFGGGAVMGGEQNIPISMNSITSDIWRIICSLTREVVNGISWKCSWV
- the LOC131656918 gene encoding bZIP transcription factor TGA10-like isoform X6, giving the protein MRPPTLNIFPSEPMHANMELLSPETSGSRKTNLPKQVFSGSEPSKTVKPERNHGKGPTSSSEHEGPKTPDPKQPERNHGKGPTSSSEHEGPKTPDPKTLRRLAQNREAARKSRLRKKAYIQQLESSRIRLSQMEQELQRARNQGMFFGGGAVMGGEQNIPISMNSITSDIWRIICSLTREVVNGISWKCSWV
- the LOC131656918 gene encoding bZIP transcription factor TGA10-like isoform X2 — translated: MRPPTLNIFPSEPMHVEPSSSNSNANMELLSPETSGSRKTNLPKQVFSGSEPSKTVKPERNHGKGPTSSSEHEGPKTPDPKQPERNHGKGPTSSSEHEGPKTPDPKTLRRLAQNREAARKSRLRKKAYIQQLESSRIRLSQMEQELQRARNQGMFFGGGAVMGGEQNIPISMNSITSDIWRIICSLTREVVNGISWKCSWV
- the LOC131656918 gene encoding bZIP transcription factor TGA10-like isoform X1; amino-acid sequence: MRPPTLNIFPSEPMHVEPSSSNSNANMELLSPETSGSRKTNLPKQVFSGSEPSKTVKQPERNHGKGPTSSSEHEGPKTPDPKQPERNHGKGPTSSSEHEGPKTPDPKTLRRLAQNREAARKSRLRKKAYIQQLESSRIRLSQMEQELQRARNQGMFFGGGAVMGGEQNIPISMNSITSDIWRIICSLTREVVNGISWKCSWV
- the LOC131656918 gene encoding bZIP transcription factor TGA10-like isoform X4; this encodes MRPPTLNIFPSEPMHVEPSSSNSNANMELLSPETSGSRKTNLPKQVFSGSEPSKTVKPERNHGKGPTSSSEHEGPKTPDPKPERNHGKGPTSSSEHEGPKTPDPKTLRRLAQNREAARKSRLRKKAYIQQLESSRIRLSQMEQELQRARNQGMFFGGGAVMGGEQNIPISMNSITSDIWRIICSLTREVVNGISWKCSWV
- the LOC131656918 gene encoding bZIP transcription factor TGA10-like isoform X8, with translation MRPPTLNIFPSEPMHVEPSSSNSNANMELLSPETSGSRKTNLPKQVFSGSEPSKTVKPERNHGKGPTSSSEHEGPKTPDPKTLRRLAQNREAARKSRLRKKAYIQQLESSRIRLSQMEQELQRARNQGMFFGGGAVMGGEQNIPISMNSITSDIWRIICSLTREVVNGISWKCSWV